Proteins from a single region of Apium graveolens cultivar Ventura chromosome 7, ASM990537v1, whole genome shotgun sequence:
- the LOC141672379 gene encoding zinc finger CCCH domain-containing protein 53-like isoform X2, whose amino-acid sequence MDCYEATRVVYSRIKDLDPENASKIMGLILIQDHGEKEMIRLAFGPESLVHSIIVKARKDLGLSSSNTPTSPSSPMPFSRHNSSNSSASSRFFNGRSLPSPLSIPNPSSSNSTWGAASNFSEDIVSPNACLKHYNVSRVSSFGTGSSLSSTMNSSAPPFYGNEERDSNLVDEIQIQDQLSFLNDGYYPDFASSPNGSGCDGGTPFMSSNGAPGSWGGGDMNNGLSHRRSCSVSDVLLGSDDPSCGIGWKPCLYYAKGYCKNGTSCRFLHHEGLLDSDALPGSPSKIEMIAQCHELLRSKLAQRQRLAAASQLMGGSNFLYSPKSINLLQQQADSPRAAAAALMMCEEMNKFSGSPRLERSEFAMDGMVNPVSRQIYLTFPADSTFKEEDVSNYFSIFGPVQDVRIPYQQKRMFGFVTFVYPDTVKLILAKGNPHFICDSRVLVKPYKEKGKFPDKFRKQHVDSGAFSACGSPTGLDSRDPFDLLLGERMLYDNQDILWRRKLEEQAELQQAIELQNRRLMNLKLLDVKRSNHHRALSTGAVNLSPMFYPNPYSRSPLLPSSDRSSPEFPEENGSALNINHQRAAIVNEKQKDFSSLTDQNSNGRASPLNDETSGPLERYKR is encoded by the exons ATGGATTGTTATGAAGCAACACGGGTTGTTTATTCTAGAATTAAAGACTTGGATCCTGAAAATGCTTCTAAGATCATGGGTCTTATCTTAATTCAAGACCATGGAGAGAAAGAAATGATTAGATTAGCTTTTGGTCCTGAATCTTTAGTTCACTCTATTATTGTCAAAGCTAGAAAAGATCTTGGCTTATCATCATCAAACACTCCTACTTCCCCCTCCTCTCCTATGCCTTTCTCTAGGCATAATTCCTCTAATTCTTCAGCATCTTCGCGTTTTTTTAATGGTAGAAGTCTTCCTTCTCCATTGAGTATACCAAACCCGTCTTCTTCGAATTCCACTTGGGGAGCTGCTTCTAATTTTTCTGAAGATATTGTTAGTCCTAATGCATGCCTCAAACATTATAATGTTAGCAGGGTCAGTAGTTTCGGAACTGGTTCTTCGTTATCGTCAACTATGAATTCTTCAGCACCTCCATTTTATGGAAATGAGGAGAGAGATTCTAATTTAGTTGATGAAATTCAAATTCAAGATCAGCTTTCTTTCCTCAATGACGGCTACTACCCTGATTTTGCCTCCAGTCCAAATGGAAGTGGTTGTGATGGTGGAACACCCTTTATGTCGTCGAATGGTGCCCCGGGGAGCTGGGGAGGTGGCGACATGAATAATGGCCTCTCACACCGTAGAAGCTGCTCAGTTAGTGATGTTTTACTAGGTTCTGATGACCCTTCTTGCGGCATTGGATGGAAGCCATGTCTATACTATGCAAAAGGTTACTGTAAAAATGGGACAAGTTGCAGGTTCCTCCATCATGAAGGACTTCTGGATTCGGATGCTCTGCCTGGTTCTCCGAGCAAGATTGAGATGATAGCGCAGTGTCATGAACTTCTAAGATCTAAATTAGCACAACGGCAAAGATTGGCTGCAGCTTCTCAGCTCATGGGTGGTTCGAACTTTCTTTACTCTCCTAAAAGCATAAATTTACTCCAGCAGCAAGCTGATAGCCCAAG GGCGGCTGCAGCAGCCTTGATGATGTGTGAGGAAATGAACAAGTTTTCCGGATCTCCTAGGCTGGAAAGGAGTGAATTTGCGATGGATGGAATGGTGAACCCAGTTTCAAGGCAGATTTACCTGACTTTTCCTGCCGATAGTACTTTTAAAGAAGAGGACGTGTCAAATTACTTCAG TATATTCGGGCCTGTGCAAGATGTGAGGATTCCGTACCAGCAGAAGCGCATGTTTGGCTTTGTCACTTTCGTTTATCCAGATACTGTGAAACTAATTCTAGCTAAAGGGAATCCTCACTTTATATGTGATTCTCGGGTTCTTGTTAAACCATATAAGGAGAAAGGAAAGTTCCCCGATAAATTCAG GAAGCAACATGTTGACAGCGGAGCATTTTCTGCCTGTGGAAGCCCTACTGGTTTAGACTCAAGAGATCCTTTTGATCTTCTGCTTG GGGAGAGAATGCTATACGATAATCAGGACATACTTTGGAGGAGGAAATTGGAGGAGCAAGCTGAATTGCAGCAAGCCATTGAACTGCAAAACCGGAGATTGATGAACCTCAAGCTTCTTGATGTGAAGAGGAGTAATCATCACCGTGCCCTCTCAACTGGAGCAGTTAACTTATCTCCTATGTTCTATCCAAATCCCTATAGTAGGAGTCCCTTGCTTCCTTCTTCAGATCGCAGTAGTCCAGAATTTCCGGAAG aAAATGGTTCGGCTCTCAACATCAACCACCAGCGTGCGGCAATTGTAAATGAGAAACAGAAAGATTTTTCAAGTCTAACTGACCAAAATAGCAATGGGAGAGCAAGTCCCCTCAACGACGAAACAAGCGGCCCACTAGAAAG ATACAAACGTTGA
- the LOC141672379 gene encoding zinc finger CCCH domain-containing protein 53-like isoform X1, with product MDCYEATRVVYSRIKDLDPENASKIMGLILIQDHGEKEMIRLAFGPESLVHSIIVKARKDLGLSSSNTPTSPSSPMPFSRHNSSNSSASSRFFNGRSLPSPLSIPNPSSSNSTWGAASNFSEDIVSPNACLKHYNVSRVSSFGTGSSLSSTMNSSAPPFYGNEERDSNLVDEIQIQDQLSFLNDGYYPDFASSPNGSGCDGGTPFMSSNGAPGSWGGGDMNNGLSHRRSCSVSDVLLGSDDPSCGIGWKPCLYYAKGYCKNGTSCRFLHHEGLLDSDALPGSPSKIEMIAQCHELLRSKLAQRQRLAAASQLMGGSNFLYSPKSINLLQQQADSPRAAAAALMMCEEMNKFSGSPRLERSEFAMDGMVNPVSRQIYLTFPADSTFKEEDVSNYFSIFGPVQDVRIPYQQKRMFGFVTFVYPDTVKLILAKGNPHFICDSRVLVKPYKEKGKFPDKFRKQHVDSGAFSACGSPTGLDSRDPFDLLLGERMLYDNQDILWRRKLEEQAELQQAIELQNRRLMNLKLLDVKRSNHHRALSTGAVNLSPMFYPNPYSRSPLLPSSDRSSPEFPEENGSALNINHQRAAIVNEKQKDFSSLTDQNSNGRASPLNDETSGPLESLDHHLPDNLFSSPKAAREYMSDFSTDTNVEENGNVTAFSALTSTNNLMPSSLLPDTSALDIASLKSCYFRGPRFDLTQEAIEM from the exons ATGGATTGTTATGAAGCAACACGGGTTGTTTATTCTAGAATTAAAGACTTGGATCCTGAAAATGCTTCTAAGATCATGGGTCTTATCTTAATTCAAGACCATGGAGAGAAAGAAATGATTAGATTAGCTTTTGGTCCTGAATCTTTAGTTCACTCTATTATTGTCAAAGCTAGAAAAGATCTTGGCTTATCATCATCAAACACTCCTACTTCCCCCTCCTCTCCTATGCCTTTCTCTAGGCATAATTCCTCTAATTCTTCAGCATCTTCGCGTTTTTTTAATGGTAGAAGTCTTCCTTCTCCATTGAGTATACCAAACCCGTCTTCTTCGAATTCCACTTGGGGAGCTGCTTCTAATTTTTCTGAAGATATTGTTAGTCCTAATGCATGCCTCAAACATTATAATGTTAGCAGGGTCAGTAGTTTCGGAACTGGTTCTTCGTTATCGTCAACTATGAATTCTTCAGCACCTCCATTTTATGGAAATGAGGAGAGAGATTCTAATTTAGTTGATGAAATTCAAATTCAAGATCAGCTTTCTTTCCTCAATGACGGCTACTACCCTGATTTTGCCTCCAGTCCAAATGGAAGTGGTTGTGATGGTGGAACACCCTTTATGTCGTCGAATGGTGCCCCGGGGAGCTGGGGAGGTGGCGACATGAATAATGGCCTCTCACACCGTAGAAGCTGCTCAGTTAGTGATGTTTTACTAGGTTCTGATGACCCTTCTTGCGGCATTGGATGGAAGCCATGTCTATACTATGCAAAAGGTTACTGTAAAAATGGGACAAGTTGCAGGTTCCTCCATCATGAAGGACTTCTGGATTCGGATGCTCTGCCTGGTTCTCCGAGCAAGATTGAGATGATAGCGCAGTGTCATGAACTTCTAAGATCTAAATTAGCACAACGGCAAAGATTGGCTGCAGCTTCTCAGCTCATGGGTGGTTCGAACTTTCTTTACTCTCCTAAAAGCATAAATTTACTCCAGCAGCAAGCTGATAGCCCAAG GGCGGCTGCAGCAGCCTTGATGATGTGTGAGGAAATGAACAAGTTTTCCGGATCTCCTAGGCTGGAAAGGAGTGAATTTGCGATGGATGGAATGGTGAACCCAGTTTCAAGGCAGATTTACCTGACTTTTCCTGCCGATAGTACTTTTAAAGAAGAGGACGTGTCAAATTACTTCAG TATATTCGGGCCTGTGCAAGATGTGAGGATTCCGTACCAGCAGAAGCGCATGTTTGGCTTTGTCACTTTCGTTTATCCAGATACTGTGAAACTAATTCTAGCTAAAGGGAATCCTCACTTTATATGTGATTCTCGGGTTCTTGTTAAACCATATAAGGAGAAAGGAAAGTTCCCCGATAAATTCAG GAAGCAACATGTTGACAGCGGAGCATTTTCTGCCTGTGGAAGCCCTACTGGTTTAGACTCAAGAGATCCTTTTGATCTTCTGCTTG GGGAGAGAATGCTATACGATAATCAGGACATACTTTGGAGGAGGAAATTGGAGGAGCAAGCTGAATTGCAGCAAGCCATTGAACTGCAAAACCGGAGATTGATGAACCTCAAGCTTCTTGATGTGAAGAGGAGTAATCATCACCGTGCCCTCTCAACTGGAGCAGTTAACTTATCTCCTATGTTCTATCCAAATCCCTATAGTAGGAGTCCCTTGCTTCCTTCTTCAGATCGCAGTAGTCCAGAATTTCCGGAAG aAAATGGTTCGGCTCTCAACATCAACCACCAGCGTGCGGCAATTGTAAATGAGAAACAGAAAGATTTTTCAAGTCTAACTGACCAAAATAGCAATGGGAGAGCAAGTCCCCTCAACGACGAAACAAGCGGCCCACTAGAAAG CTTAGACCACCATCTCCCCGATAATCTGTTTTCATCTCCGAAAGCTGCACGTGAATACATGTCTGATTTCTCCACAGATACAAACGTTGAAGAAAATGGAAACGTGACAGCCTTTTCAGCCCTAACTTCCACCAACAACTTAATGCCATCATCTTTACTTCCTGATACGTCAGCCCTTGACATTGCTT